Proteins from a single region of Erythrobacter sp.:
- a CDS encoding PhzF family phenazine biosynthesis protein, protein MPQTIPYWHVDAFSARPFGGNQAAVMVLDEWLPDDVLVAIGGENLFAETAFVVRDPTGAADWELRWCTPTYEIALCGHATLASGHILLTRDGGERITFRTRKSGILEVVKAGEGYELALPAIATQPDTRENQAEAIRLLGVEPLEVYRSQLGYNIYLFENEAAVRALTPDIRGLEKLGQDQFIVTAPGDKTDIVSRVFVPGGGVDEDSVTGSAHAVLTPYWAKRLGRESFTAHQASTRGGDLTLRLDNERAWLGGPCVTVVEGAFYL, encoded by the coding sequence ATGCCCCAGACCATCCCCTACTGGCACGTCGATGCCTTCTCCGCCCGTCCGTTCGGCGGCAATCAGGCGGCAGTGATGGTGCTGGATGAATGGCTGCCCGATGATGTGCTGGTGGCTATCGGGGGCGAAAACCTCTTCGCCGAGACCGCCTTTGTCGTGCGCGATCCCACCGGTGCGGCCGATTGGGAGCTGCGCTGGTGCACCCCGACCTACGAGATCGCGCTGTGCGGCCATGCGACGCTGGCGAGCGGGCACATCCTGCTGACTCGTGACGGCGGCGAGCGGATCACCTTCCGGACCCGCAAATCGGGCATTCTCGAGGTGGTGAAGGCGGGTGAGGGTTACGAACTCGCGCTTCCGGCGATTGCGACCCAGCCCGACACGCGGGAGAATCAGGCCGAAGCGATCCGTCTGCTCGGGGTCGAGCCGCTGGAGGTCTACCGCTCGCAGCTGGGCTACAACATCTACCTGTTCGAGAATGAAGCCGCCGTCCGCGCGCTGACACCCGACATCCGCGGCCTCGAAAAGCTCGGGCAAGACCAGTTCATCGTCACCGCCCCCGGCGACAAGACCGACATCGTCAGCCGCGTCTTCGTGCCGGGCGGCGGGGTGGACGAGGACAGCGTCACCGGCTCCGCCCATGCGGTGCTGACGCCCTATTGGGCCAAGCGGCTGGGGCGCGAAAGCTTCACAGCGCATCAGGCGAGCACGCGTGGCGGCGATCTGACGCTGCGGCTGGATAACGAAAGGGCGTGGCTCGGCGGGCCGTGCGTGACGGTGGTCGAGGGTGCGTTCTACCTTTGA
- a CDS encoding serine hydrolase gives MNAAPCLHNRALLLAPALLALAGCGAAPAPETPLSEEALAAVTDDAGAPKDQLARELDDVFAAENVGETRAVVIMANGKLAAERYGPGYSKDTRFVSWSMAKTVTGVLIGMLVSDGLLALDGPAPVPQWQRPGDPRAGITLRHLLQMRSGLRHTESGQPPYESSEVRMIFLDGRDNMARWAEEQPLEAEPGKQFEYSSNTSVILADIAARALTASSKPEDRRKAVADYLQQRLFGPLGMTSMVPEFDASGTLIGGSLMHATARDWAKLGEFLRLKGRGPRGEQLVPQRWVEAMVMPSPARANYGFQIWLNRELPEGEEQPLFPDRAPKSLFSLIGHVGQYVLVSPEQRVTMVRLGHSQTEERKAMLQQAADVLALYPVR, from the coding sequence ATGAACGCTGCACCCTGCCTCCATAACCGCGCCCTTTTGCTCGCGCCAGCCCTGCTTGCGCTGGCCGGATGCGGCGCCGCGCCTGCTCCCGAAACACCGCTGTCCGAAGAGGCGCTGGCCGCTGTCACCGACGATGCCGGCGCGCCGAAAGACCAGCTCGCGCGCGAGCTCGACGACGTGTTTGCCGCTGAAAACGTGGGAGAAACCCGCGCGGTGGTGATCATGGCGAACGGCAAGCTCGCCGCTGAACGCTATGGCCCGGGCTATTCCAAGGACACCCGCTTCGTCAGCTGGTCGATGGCAAAGACCGTCACCGGCGTGCTGATCGGGATGCTGGTGTCGGACGGCCTGCTGGCGCTCGACGGGCCGGCACCGGTGCCGCAATGGCAGCGCCCGGGCGATCCGCGTGCCGGGATCACCCTGCGCCACCTGCTCCAGATGCGCAGCGGGTTGCGCCACACCGAAAGCGGCCAGCCGCCCTACGAATCCTCCGAGGTCAGGATGATCTTCCTCGACGGCCGCGACAATATGGCGCGCTGGGCCGAGGAGCAGCCGCTCGAGGCGGAGCCGGGCAAGCAGTTCGAATATTCCTCGAACACCAGCGTCATCCTCGCCGATATCGCCGCCCGCGCGCTGACCGCGAGCAGCAAGCCCGAAGACCGGCGCAAGGCGGTGGCGGATTACCTCCAGCAGCGCCTGTTCGGCCCGCTCGGGATGACCAGCATGGTGCCCGAATTCGACGCCAGCGGGACCCTGATCGGCGGCAGCCTGATGCATGCCACGGCGCGCGACTGGGCCAAGCTCGGCGAATTCCTCCGCCTCAAGGGCCGTGGCCCGCGCGGCGAACAGCTGGTGCCGCAGCGTTGGGTCGAGGCGATGGTGATGCCCAGCCCCGCGCGCGCCAATTACGGCTTCCAGATCTGGCTCAACCGCGAACTTCCCGAAGGCGAGGAGCAGCCCCTGTTCCCCGATCGCGCACCCAAGAGCCTGTTCTCGCTGATCGGCCATGTCGGGCAATATGTGCTCGTCTCGCCCGAACAGCGCGTGACGATGGTGCGCCTCGGCCATTCGCAGACCGAGGAGCGCAAGGCGATGCTGCAACAGGCCGCTGATGTGCTGGCGCTTTATCCGGTGCGGTAA
- the pdxH gene encoding pyridoxamine 5'-phosphate oxidase, translating to MSNAAPLDDAQLADSVLPAGADPFALFDEWLAAAQTSELNDHNAMALATAAPDAAPSVRMVLLKGHGTAEIAGGGFTFFTNAESRKGGQIRANMQAALLFHWKSLRRQIRIEGPLTEVSPERADAYFHSRPFNSQVGSAASDQSRPLPGRQTYLDRVQALWAEHEEEGKVPRPAHWTGFTLSPRRIEFWIDRDNRLHDRREFTRLAPDAPWSDTLLYP from the coding sequence ATGAGCAACGCCGCCCCTCTCGATGATGCCCAGCTGGCTGACAGCGTGCTGCCCGCCGGCGCTGATCCTTTCGCGCTGTTCGATGAATGGCTGGCGGCGGCCCAGACGAGCGAGCTTAATGATCACAACGCCATGGCGCTGGCCACTGCCGCGCCCGACGCTGCGCCCTCGGTGCGGATGGTGCTGCTGAAGGGCCATGGCACGGCAGAGATCGCAGGCGGCGGGTTCACCTTCTTCACCAATGCCGAGAGCCGCAAGGGCGGACAGATCCGCGCCAACATGCAGGCCGCCTTGCTGTTCCACTGGAAAAGCCTGCGCCGCCAGATCCGCATCGAAGGCCCGCTCACCGAGGTCTCGCCCGAGCGTGCGGATGCCTATTTCCACTCGCGCCCGTTCAATAGCCAGGTCGGCAGCGCCGCCTCCGATCAGTCGCGCCCGCTGCCCGGGCGGCAGACCTATCTGGATCGCGTGCAGGCCTTGTGGGCCGAGCACGAGGAAGAGGGCAAGGTGCCGCGCCCGGCGCACTGGACAGGATTTACTTTGAGCCCGCGAAGAATCGAATTCTGGATCGACCGCGACAACCGGCTGCATGACCGCCGCGAATTTACCCGGCTCGCGCCCGATGCGCCGTGGTCCGATACGCTGCTTTACCCCTGA
- a CDS encoding DnaJ C-terminal domain-containing protein, producing MRDPYSTLGVPRTASEAEIKSAYRKLAKELHPDRNKDNPKAAEKFSDATRAYDLLSDKAKRAQYDRGEIDGEGNPANPFAGMGARGGYSRGGTYGAGPGAGPGAGDFGGFGPDDVDLGDLFEGLFGGRARQQQPPPRRPFGKQPPPPPKRGADIQYRLAVPFVDAAAGRDQRITLADGKAINLKLPAGVEDGTMMRLKDKGHPGPGGHGDGIVLVDVGTHPFFRREGDNIRMDLPITLDEAVRGAKVKCPTVDGPVMLTIKPGSGGGTVLRLGGKGWTKKAGKTVDGKPERGDQLVTLEIQLPADLAALEERLEGWVDIARPREKFGL from the coding sequence ATGCGCGATCCCTACAGCACTCTTGGCGTTCCCCGCACCGCTTCCGAAGCGGAGATCAAGAGCGCCTATCGCAAGCTCGCCAAGGAGCTGCACCCCGATCGCAACAAGGACAATCCCAAGGCGGCGGAGAAGTTCTCCGATGCGACCCGCGCCTATGATCTGCTGTCGGACAAGGCCAAGCGCGCGCAATATGATCGCGGGGAAATCGATGGCGAGGGCAATCCCGCCAATCCCTTCGCCGGCATGGGCGCGCGCGGCGGCTATTCGCGCGGGGGCACCTATGGCGCCGGGCCCGGAGCAGGGCCAGGTGCGGGCGATTTCGGCGGCTTTGGCCCAGATGACGTCGATCTGGGCGATCTGTTCGAAGGCCTGTTCGGCGGCCGCGCCCGCCAGCAGCAGCCCCCGCCGCGCCGCCCCTTCGGCAAGCAACCGCCGCCGCCGCCCAAGCGCGGCGCGGACATCCAGTACCGGCTCGCCGTGCCCTTCGTCGATGCCGCCGCGGGGCGCGACCAGCGCATCACGCTGGCCGATGGCAAGGCGATCAATCTGAAGCTCCCCGCCGGGGTCGAGGACGGCACGATGATGCGCCTCAAGGACAAGGGCCACCCCGGCCCGGGCGGTCATGGTGACGGGATCGTGCTGGTCGATGTCGGCACCCATCCCTTCTTCCGGCGCGAGGGCGACAATATCCGCATGGACCTGCCGATCACGCTCGACGAGGCGGTGCGCGGGGCCAAGGTCAAATGCCCCACGGTCGATGGCCCGGTGATGCTGACAATCAAGCCGGGATCGGGCGGCGGCACGGTGCTGCGTCTGGGCGGAAAGGGCTGGACCAAGAAGGCGGGCAAGACCGTCGATGGCAAGCCCGAGCGCGGGGACCAGCTGGTCACGCTCGAAATCCAGCTGCCGGCCGATCTGGCGGCACTTGAGGAACGGCTCGAAGGCTGGGTCGATATCGCGCGCCCGCGGGAGAAGTTCGGCCTCTGA